A window of Diospyros lotus cultivar Yz01 chromosome 14, ASM1463336v1, whole genome shotgun sequence contains these coding sequences:
- the LOC127791102 gene encoding trihelix transcription factor GT-3b-like translates to MEGGHHHHISATVDTGDRFPQWSLQETRDFLMIRAELDQSFMETKRNKLLWEVIATKMKDAGYNRSADQCKCKWKNLVTRYKGCETMESEVMRQQFPFYNEMQAIFGARMQRMLWVEAEGGASGSKKKGLQVSSDDDDDNEESEVEKGGGSKKKRKVVKSTIGMINPGSSSGGGGSINSLKESLEAFMKQIVQMEMQWLRAYEAREEERRMKEMEWRQAMEALEKERIMMDRSWRDMEEQRRIREEARAEKRDALITALLNKLGRDDL, encoded by the exons ATGGAAGGAGGGCATCACCACCATATCAGCGCAACCGTCGATACAGGAGATAGATTCCCCCAATGGAGCCTTCAGGAGACGAGAGACTTTTTGATGATCCGAGCGGAGCTCGATCAGTCGTTCATGGAGACCAAGCGCAACAAGCTCCTGTGGGAGGTCATCGCCACCAAGATGAAGGATGCCGGCTACAATCGCAGCGCGGACCAGTGCAAATGCAAATGGAAAAACCTAGTCACTCGTTATAAG GGCTGTGAAACTATGGAGTCAGAAGTTATGCGGCAGCAGTTTCCGTTTTACAATGAGATGCAGGCTATATTTGGGGCGAGGATGCAGAGAATGCTATGGGTGGAAGCTGAAGGCGGAGCGAGCGGATCGAAGAAAAAGGGCTTGCAAGTTTCATcggacgacgacgacgacaacGAGGAGAGCGAAGTGGAGAAGGGTGGtggaagcaagaagaagaggaaggtggTGAAGAGTACCATCGGGATGATTAACCCCGGAAGTAGCAGCGGTGGGGGTGGAAGCATCAACAGTTTGAAGGAGAGTTTGGAGGCGTTCATGAAGCAGATTGTGCAGATGGAGATGCAATGGCTGAGAGCGTACGAGGCTCGGGAGGAGGAGAGGAGGATGAAGGAGATGGAGTGGAGGCAAGCCATGGAAGCCTTGGAGAAGGAGAGGATAATGATGGATAGGAGCTGGAGAGATATGGAAGAACAAAGAAGGATCAGAGAGGAAGCTCGAGCCGAGAAGAGGGATGCTCTTATAACAGCCCTCTTGAACAAGCTTGGAAGAGACGACTTGTAG